A region of Streptomyces sp. NBC_01788 DNA encodes the following proteins:
- a CDS encoding TraR/DksA family transcriptional regulator, giving the protein MNDSSRDALFSPLQRESFRKLLAAERAGTSVQIAALSRDFDGIIEANALVATDDEHDPEGSSTAFERAHVAAMLAQARDHLADLDRALERLEEGDYGRCEGCGEPIPTQRLEVRPAARTCVRCAAG; this is encoded by the coding sequence ATGAATGATTCATCCAGAGATGCCCTTTTCTCCCCGCTGCAGCGTGAGTCCTTTCGCAAGCTGCTGGCGGCCGAACGTGCTGGCACGAGCGTGCAGATCGCGGCGTTGAGCCGTGACTTCGATGGAATCATCGAGGCGAACGCCCTGGTCGCAACCGATGACGAGCACGATCCAGAGGGGTCGAGCACCGCCTTCGAGCGGGCCCATGTCGCCGCCATGCTGGCGCAGGCGCGCGACCATCTGGCCGATCTGGATCGGGCGCTGGAGCGGTTGGAGGAGGGCGACTACGGACGGTGCGAGGGCTGTGGCGAGCCGATCCCGACCCAACGCCTGGAGGTACGCCCGGCGGCGCGCACCTGCGTACGCTGTGCCGCAGGATGA
- a CDS encoding ABC transporter ATP-binding protein: MRAVSAAETTPTLHPFLVHAKELRVRAGRHLAVDGLDLALRAGVHGVLGPNGAGKTTLMRALSTVIKPAGGSLTLLGAQVDGRADLREVRRGLGYLPQQFGFYPRFTVREFVEYMAWLKEMPKTAVPDAVQRAIDRVGLTAKADTKMKALSGGMLRRAGIAQAIVNDPELLLLDEPTVGLDPEQRLDFRDLLRDLGADSCVLVSTHLVEDVVAACTDVILMHEGRLLFHSTPDDLIARGGQGDAGDSPAERGYSALLRQHRSNA, encoded by the coding sequence ATGCGAGCGGTGAGTGCTGCCGAAACGACCCCCACCCTTCATCCCTTTCTCGTCCACGCTAAAGAATTGCGTGTCCGGGCCGGCCGCCACCTGGCCGTCGACGGCCTCGACCTGGCCCTGAGGGCCGGCGTGCATGGTGTGCTCGGACCGAACGGTGCCGGCAAGACCACGCTGATGCGCGCGCTGTCCACCGTCATCAAGCCCGCCGGCGGCTCGTTGACGCTGCTCGGCGCGCAGGTAGACGGCCGCGCCGACCTGCGCGAGGTGCGTCGCGGACTGGGATATCTGCCGCAGCAGTTCGGCTTCTACCCGCGGTTCACCGTCCGCGAGTTCGTCGAGTACATGGCCTGGCTCAAGGAAATGCCCAAAACCGCGGTACCCGACGCCGTGCAACGCGCGATCGATCGAGTAGGTCTCACCGCCAAGGCCGACACCAAGATGAAGGCGCTGTCCGGCGGCATGCTGCGCCGGGCCGGCATCGCGCAGGCCATCGTGAACGACCCCGAGCTGCTGCTGCTCGACGAGCCCACCGTCGGACTCGACCCCGAACAGCGTCTCGACTTCCGCGACCTGCTGCGTGACCTCGGCGCCGACAGCTGTGTGCTGGTCTCCACCCACCTCGTCGAGGACGTCGTCGCCGCCTGCACCGACGTCATCCTCATGCACGAAGGCCGACTCCTCTTCCACAGCACCCCCGACGACCTGATCGCCCGCGGCGGGCAGGGCGACGCGGGCGACAGCCCGGCGGAGCGCGGCTACTCCGCACTCCTGCGTCAGCACCGGAGCAACGCATGA
- a CDS encoding transposase — translation MLLSTVDHLTAQIDELDRMIVRTLEEITTSPGSTGIGDESAAVSARTLAEKLDAVPGTGPATAQIILAEIGADMSRFPTPDHLVSWAKLCPRTIQSGAKNTSGPAGQGNPWRKGALGEAANAAARTDTFLGARYRRIVKRRGHAKALVAVARSMLVIAWHLINDPDASYQELGADWHRRHLDPARKTRDPARKTRDLVRQLQALGHQVVLSPASA, via the coding sequence GTGCTGCTGTCCACCGTCGACCACCTGACCGCACAGATCGACGAACTCGACCGGATGATCGTCCGGACGCTGGAGGAGATCACCACCTCGCCAGGCAGCACAGGCATCGGGGACGAGTCCGCTGCGGTCAGTGCGCGGACTCTGGCCGAGAAGCTGGACGCCGTCCCCGGGACCGGGCCGGCCACCGCGCAGATCATCCTCGCCGAGATCGGCGCGGACATGAGCCGCTTCCCCACCCCCGATCACCTGGTGTCCTGGGCCAAGTTGTGCCCCCGCACGATCCAGTCCGGAGCGAAGAACACCTCGGGGCCGGCCGGGCAGGGAAACCCCTGGCGCAAGGGCGCTCTCGGTGAGGCCGCCAACGCCGCCGCTCGCACCGACACCTTCCTCGGCGCTCGCTACCGGCGCATCGTCAAACGCCGCGGCCATGCCAAAGCTCTGGTCGCCGTCGCCCGCTCGATGCTCGTGATCGCCTGGCACCTGATCAACGACCCGGACGCCTCCTACCAGGAGCTCGGTGCCGACTGGCACCGCCGCCATCTCGACCCCGCCCGCAAAACCCGCGACCCCGCCCGCAAAACCCGCGACCTCGTCCGCCAACTCCAGGCCCTCGGCCACCAAGTCGTCCTCAGCCCAGCATCAGCCTGA
- a CDS encoding RNA polymerase sigma factor produces MADPDGAELVRRIACGDRAAFDELYRRTSPWLAVRLRRRCADDDVIAEVLQETYLAVWRAAGSYAGSVTEGSAVGWLWTIAANRLVDAFRRRARHERVPTIALVETTAPAAEDEVMANRVDQNLEQALLRLPSELRQVLQAMVLDDLSVRQTAVLLGMPEGIVKTRARRARIALREALS; encoded by the coding sequence GTGGCAGACCCCGACGGGGCAGAGCTCGTGCGTCGCATCGCCTGCGGTGACCGGGCGGCGTTCGACGAGTTGTATCGGCGTACCTCGCCCTGGCTGGCGGTACGGCTCCGTCGCCGCTGCGCTGACGACGACGTCATCGCCGAAGTGCTCCAGGAGACCTACCTGGCGGTCTGGCGGGCAGCCGGCAGCTACGCAGGCTCCGTGACCGAGGGCAGTGCGGTCGGCTGGCTCTGGACGATCGCCGCGAACCGTCTCGTCGATGCGTTCCGCCGACGAGCCCGGCACGAGCGGGTGCCGACCATTGCCCTGGTCGAGACGACCGCGCCGGCCGCTGAGGACGAGGTGATGGCGAACCGCGTCGACCAGAACCTCGAACAGGCGCTGCTGCGGCTGCCATCGGAGTTGCGCCAGGTGCTGCAGGCGATGGTGCTCGACGACCTGTCGGTCCGGCAGACGGCGGTGCTGCTCGGCATGCCGGAGGGCATTGTGAAGACCCGCGCGCGGCGGGCCCGGATCGCGCTGCGGGAGGCGCTCTCATGA
- a CDS encoding transposase, which translates to MRARDRLGEVFADEPFTGAFGRRGAPGLPPAVLSLVTVLQFAENLTDRQAAAMAVRAIDWKYAIGAELTDTGFDATVLSRFRTRLVEHGMERVVFDRLVDVCREQGLVGAGGKQRTDSTHVISAVRDLNRTELAGESVRAALEALAVAAPGWLADAVDVPELAHRYEERVNGWTMPSSKSKRDRLAVVFGQDALALCRAVWAPGAPGWLREIEPVAFLRRMLVQTYYVSTDARGREVIVKREADKEGVPPGHLRLASPYDPDARWAAKGDDLFWLGYKVHLTETCDTPTEAEAEAEAEAEAEAEAEAEAEAEAEAEAEAEAEAEAEAEAEVLPLRLITDVYTTEASVPDVKATGPVQQNLADRDLTPGEHYLDAGYPSADLIHDAAGRGITMVTPALLDHSPQAKADAGFQKSAFRIDWKARQARCPQGRTSTGWFPVRQHGRDAIVVQFAPTDCHACPVQDECTTSARGTRILSLRPQELHETLARARTEQITKTWKDKYTLRAGIEGTINQALDVTGLRRARYRGLPKVRLQHAFSATALNVIRLDAHWNPGHTALSPRTSRLTRLSHQLAA; encoded by the coding sequence ATGCGGGCGCGGGATCGGCTGGGCGAGGTGTTCGCGGACGAGCCGTTCACCGGGGCGTTCGGACGCCGTGGAGCGCCGGGCCTGCCGCCGGCGGTGTTATCGCTGGTCACGGTGCTGCAGTTCGCGGAGAACCTGACCGACCGGCAGGCCGCTGCGATGGCAGTCCGCGCGATCGACTGGAAGTACGCGATCGGCGCGGAACTGACCGATACCGGTTTCGACGCGACCGTGCTGTCCCGCTTCAGGACCCGGCTCGTGGAGCACGGCATGGAGCGGGTGGTGTTCGACCGGCTCGTGGACGTCTGCCGCGAGCAGGGCCTGGTCGGGGCCGGTGGCAAGCAGCGCACCGACTCCACCCATGTGATCAGCGCGGTCCGTGACCTGAACCGAACCGAACTCGCGGGTGAGAGCGTACGGGCAGCCTTGGAGGCGCTTGCGGTCGCGGCTCCGGGCTGGCTGGCCGACGCGGTGGACGTTCCCGAGCTCGCGCACCGCTACGAGGAACGCGTCAACGGGTGGACGATGCCGTCGTCGAAGTCGAAGCGGGACCGGCTGGCCGTGGTGTTCGGGCAGGACGCGCTGGCGCTCTGCCGGGCGGTCTGGGCACCCGGGGCGCCGGGATGGCTGCGGGAGATCGAGCCGGTCGCGTTCCTGCGCAGGATGCTCGTGCAGACCTACTACGTATCCACTGACGCGCGGGGACGGGAGGTGATCGTGAAGCGGGAAGCCGACAAGGAGGGCGTCCCGCCAGGCCATCTCCGCCTGGCCTCTCCCTACGACCCTGATGCGCGGTGGGCGGCCAAGGGCGACGATCTGTTCTGGCTCGGCTACAAGGTCCACCTCACCGAAACCTGCGACACTCCCACCGAAGCCGAAGCCGAAGCCGAAGCCGAAGCCGAAGCCGAAGCCGAAGCCGAAGCCGAAGCCGAAGCCGAAGCCGAAGCCGAAGCCGAAGCCGAAGCCGAAGCCGAAGCCGAAGCCGAAGCCGAAGTGCTGCCGTTGCGGCTGATCACGGACGTCTACACCACTGAGGCAAGCGTCCCAGACGTCAAGGCCACCGGGCCCGTCCAGCAAAACCTCGCCGACCGCGACCTCACGCCGGGCGAGCACTACCTCGACGCCGGCTACCCGTCCGCCGACCTGATCCACGACGCCGCCGGCCGCGGCATCACCATGGTCACCCCGGCCCTCCTCGACCACTCACCGCAGGCCAAGGCCGACGCCGGCTTCCAGAAGAGCGCCTTCCGTATCGATTGGAAGGCCCGCCAGGCCCGCTGCCCGCAGGGCCGCACCAGCACCGGCTGGTTCCCCGTCCGGCAGCACGGCCGCGACGCCATCGTCGTCCAGTTCGCCCCCACCGACTGCCACGCATGCCCCGTCCAGGACGAGTGCACCACCTCCGCGCGTGGCACCCGCATCCTCAGCCTCCGGCCGCAAGAACTCCACGAGACCCTGGCCAGAGCGCGAACTGAGCAGATCACGAAGACCTGGAAGGACAAGTACACACTCCGCGCTGGGATCGAGGGCACCATCAACCAGGCCCTCGACGTCACCGGCCTCCGCCGGGCCCGCTACCGCGGACTGCCCAAGGTCCGCCTCCAGCACGCCTTCTCCGCCACTGCCCTCAACGTCATCCGACTCGACGCCCACTGGAACCCCGGCCACACGGCGCTCAGCCCTCGGACCAGCAGACTCACCCGCCTCAGCCACCAACTCGCAGCCTGA